tataaatatattagtctatttaaatactaattattttagaatattaaagtattttatttttgacgtattattacagttttatattgtttatttgttgtatttgcatcatattttgtgaaatataaaataataattttaataNTTAATTGTTatataaatctattagtctatttgaatactaattattttagaatattaaagtattttatttttgacgtattattacagttttatattgtttatttgttgtatttgcatcatattttgtgaaatataaaataataattttaatattataattgtgagtaaataaaaattattaatttatcatctatatgtaaatttagttttaccaacccgccaatacggaaattaaaacacacattttcatacattgagtaatatatcttcattttaaaaaattcaaatcataacatatgcagaaaatatgcattttattaattataagtattatatgaaagttctaaacaatttgtaaataaaataaaataaatatgataggagaatcataattgtaaatcttaacaaaatcttcgaatttatttattaaaaatagggaaaaataattgtattatatacttggatataaaatcttagtttttcaaattctgattggtttatatatttttctaaaaaagtaattagtaatttcgtccataatttattagaaagagaaaatatttttttagattttttaatatttgatatgtgagtgtttttgatttttattttaattatatttatttaaattagttaattaagcttaattaattttttctaatggcaattgaatgtaattttttacacattttaaggttagtttcatatttgtacttctcaattaatatagtatagGATAACAAAACACTAATTATAGAGGAATAAACCCAAATTATTTATTGATATCTGGCTATATATATAGGGAGGTAGAATCAGTctaagaaagcaaatacaaaatCACAAGAGGGCGATAAAGAAAGCAAATGTACCATCAGAAAAACTGCAACAATGTCTCTACGCAATCAACATCGGAAGCAACGATTACATCAACAATTACTTCATGTCAAAGCCGTACACCACTAAGCGTCGCTACACTCCTAAACAATACGCATATTCTCTCATTATTATCTACCGTTCTCACTTGAGGGTAAAGTGGTACCACTTAGATATGTTTGTCATCTAACATAATTTTAAGATACTCGTTCAATTATATTCTTATATTgatttgtaattattttgattatgtGCATGTAGAATTTGCACCGTCTAGGAGCCAGGAATGTGGCACTTTTCGGACTCAGTCAGATCGGGTGCACACCAAAGATGATGAAGTCCCACAGTGACGGTAATAGCTGTTCCCGCGAAGTGAACGAAGCAGTGAAGATTTTTAATATGAACCTTGACGACCTTGTCATGGACTTTAATAAGAAGGTCAAAGGTTCAAAGTTTACTTTTGTCGATCTTTTCTCCGGTGGAGATCCCTTAGCCTACAGTTTTCTAGGTAAACCATATTGAACTCATGACTGATAACAAGTTTTGGTCCCTTAGCCTTCCCTCTGTTATAtaagaatattttaattttaatatgaCAGTTGAACTAATTTTTTCACGCTCTTGTGATTTCATATATAGGATttaaggttggacacaagggtTGTTGCACCGTAACCCCCGGGGACGAACTTTGTGTCCCCAACAAGCCAGTTTGTGCAAACAGGACTGAGTATGTCTTTTGGGATGATCTTCATAGCTCGGAAGCCACCAATATGGTAGTGGCAAAGGGTTCGTTCGACGGACTCCTAACTAAACCGTACAGCATCGCCCAACTTGTAAAGGAATAGTGGCTAGCTCCTACACATTGACATGAAAATTTGATGacattttgattttggtagatCTTTAACAAGGAATAgtgaatgtgtatatataactcAATAACAAAAGTTTTTGTGAGGTTAATCTCCGTCTCATTTAgtggaaagtaaaaaaaacactcacatctTTGTATATggatttaatttcataaaagtTGAAATGTTGTTACATTTAACGGTTAGTTTTAGATTAATGCAATTCTGATGCATtataggattgagtctagattaaTACATACaggattgtttatatatatgcattggGGATTATGATGACTATAGCCTTGTAAACTCGCTGATTAACTAGGATAAATTCAATGCCTCCTTATTAGCTTTTTGATGCttgttggtttgagtttgaaaaGTAGAACTGAACCACACCTTCAATACTTATACCATTTGAAACTTAGTCGAAGCATGATGTGATTTGATTTCATTCCCTATCTTATTTGAACCTAATCTTGATTAATAATTATCAAGTAATGCATTGAAATTAAACTAATGGACACAATacacatacttggattatctttttcttttttatcatcTTTGTTAATCCAAGTAGTTGATTTCCATTATTGGAACAGTTCAGCTGTACTACGTGGTACGGGCCGGACGGATGTGGAAGTAACgacaaaccaaactgaaaagaaGTACCGAGAGATGATCGAAGAGATAACAATCGACCGGCAGTCGATCAGTGAATCGATCAGCAACCCGATGTGAAAATCGACCAGATGGTCGGTCGTACAGGCGTATGCGGGACGGATAGGTCAGCTTACCAAAGGCCGTCGAAACTGGACCATGTCCGGGATGCGATGGGTATTAGTGGGAAGGAACCCACTTAGGaggatttttaaatcataaaaaaatagaactaGTGGAGGAGAACCCACTAAATgatttaatcaattaaaaattaagtACTAAGTACAAAAGATTCCACTAAGTGATTAATTGATCACAAAATGGGAGAAAGTGGAGGGAATATTCTCTTAGGCGCCACTTTGTGATCTGGAGAAGCAGGAGAGTGACACCTCACTCTCAAGGTGTCACCACAAAAATGACAAGTGTCAGAGTGGAGAAATGTGGTGGTGACAGATCACCCCTGTGTGTGGCTTAAGGAGCTTGCCCACAC
The Camelina sativa cultivar DH55 chromosome 15, Cs, whole genome shotgun sequence DNA segment above includes these coding regions:
- the LOC104748867 gene encoding GDSL esterase/lipase At2g19010-like, with amino-acid sequence MVIGMSKAFWIVAAIVSSAATVVYGQQVPCFFIFGDSLSDNGNNNNLKSKAKVNYSPYGIDFPNGPTGRFTNGRTIPDIIGELSGFKDFIPSFADSSPNQAHTGINYASGGGGLREETSQHLGGRISLRKQIQNHKRAIKKANVPSEKLQQCLYAINIGSNDYINNYFMSKPYTTKRRYTPKQYAYSLIIIYRSHLRNLHRLGARNVALFGLSQIGCTPKMMKSHSDGNSCSREVNEAVKIFNMNLDDLVMDFNKKVKGSKFTFVDLFSGGDPLAYSFLGFKVGHKGCCTVTPGDELCVPNKPVCANRTEYVFWDDLHSSEATNMVVAKGSFDGLLTKPYSIAQLVKE